The following are from one region of the Carassius auratus strain Wakin chromosome 13, ASM336829v1, whole genome shotgun sequence genome:
- the LOC113112622 gene encoding non-structural maintenance of chromosomes element 4 homolog A-like — translation MSDSRRRSRGSQEESAGTSNGLGGRNRSERACDMGDEDDTGAGPSAISEEDDDPTHRREIRSKYRDLINHVQQNREDMLNPANNKLTDVLEEANKLFANVSRAREAALDAQLLVLATDIGKEKASQLRAEGSAFDPSAFTEHLLSFMGLNRFEDESGQDGNLEGYLPQSAWQRLAKRSEFCFKTAPSFHYILGSFLAEPPPLRQRVERQRKAPSKEAKRMMPTQLKKMEESNLEATEREVERILQCLRKYFAHDPKEPISYYKFVIDPNSFSRTVENIFHMSFLIRDGLVKMNLDKYGLPCIAPVKKGEVELGRAAVRHQCVISINQETWREIIDAFDIKGAFIPPSEVLSQEG, via the exons ATGTCTGATTCGAGGAGAAGGTCTAGAGGGAGTCAAGAGGAGTCAGCGGGAACGTCCAATGGACTGGGTGGGCGGAACAGGTCAGAGAGAGCTTGTGATATGGGTGATGAAGATGATACTGGTGCCGGACCCTCAGCTATTAGTGAGGAAGATGATGATCCAACACACAGGAGAGAGATCAGGAGCAAGTACAGGGATCTGATCAATCATGTCCAGC AAAATCGTGAGGACATGCTGAACCCAGCTAACAATAAACTCACTGATGTTTTAGAAGAGGCCAACAAACTTTTTGCCAAtg TGAGTCGGGCTCGTGAAGCAGCGCTGGATGCTCAACTCCTGGTATTAGCCACTGATATAGGGAAGGAAAAGGCCAGCCAGCTACGTGCTGAAGGCTCTGCGTTTGACCCGTCTGCATTTACAGAACATTTG TTGTCCTTCATGGGTCTGAATCGTTTTGAGGATGAAAGTGGTCAGGATGGGAACTTAGAGGGATATTTACCACAAAGTGCCTGGCAGAGGCTTGCAAAGAGATCTGAGTTTTGCTTCAAAACAGCCCCCTCATTCCACTACAT cCTTGGCTCGTTTCTGGCAGAGCCTCCTCCTCTACGGCAGAGAGTTGAAAGACAAAGGAAAGCACCCAGTAAAGAGGCCAAACGAATGATGCCCACCCAG CTGAAGAAAATGGAAGAATCTAACCTGGAGGCGACAGAGAGAGAGGTCGAAAGAATTCTTCAATGTCTGCGAAAATACTTTGCTCATGACC CAAAGGAACCCATTTCATATTACAAGTTCGTCATTGACCCCAACTCCTTCTCCCGGACTGTGGAGAACATCTTCCACATGTCTTTCCTCATAAGG GATGGTTTGGTGAAAATGAACTTGGATAAGTATGGTCTTCCTTGTATAG CTCCAGTAAAGAAAGGTGAGGTAGAGCTTGGTAGAGCTGCTGTCCGACATCAATGTGTCATCTCCATCAACCAGGAAACCTGGAGG GAAATCATCGATGCCTTTGATATTAAGGGAGCTTTTATCCCTCCTTCAGAAGTTTTGTCGCAGGAAGGCTAA